The Engystomops pustulosus chromosome 4, aEngPut4.maternal, whole genome shotgun sequence genome contains a region encoding:
- the LOC140128057 gene encoding lysozyme C-1-like produces MKVFLCLGFLLCLYLGSDARVYSQCELYNIFQETGLAGYHGYSAANWICLAYYESGYNTDAVNNNGPSRDYGIFQINSKWWCNDGETAGAEDACHISCQSLLNDDIYDDIECAKRVVRDPNGISAWVAWRNHCRGQDLSRFTAGC; encoded by the exons ATGAAGGTCTTCCTTTGCCTCGGGTTCCTGCTCTGCTTGTATCTTGGCTCTGATGCCAGAGTATATTCCCAATGTGAGCTCTACAATATCTTCCAGGAGACTGGACTGGCCGGATATCATGGATACAGTGCTGCAAACT GGATTTGCCTCGCCTACTACGAGAGTGGCTACAACACAGACGCTGTGAACAACAATGGGCCAAGCCGTGACTACGGAATATTCCAGATCAACAGCAAATGGTGGTGCAATGATGGTGAGACAGCGGGAGCCGAAGACGCCTGCCATATCAGCTGCCAGA GTCTCCTGAATGATGATATCTATGATGACATTGAGTGCGCCAAACGAGTTGTGAGAGACCCCAATGGCATCTCTGCTTG GGTGGCCTGGAGAAATCATTGCAGAGGACAGGACTTAAGTCGATTTACAGCCGGATGCTAA